Proteins encoded by one window of Chrysemys picta bellii isolate R12L10 chromosome 10, ASM1138683v2, whole genome shotgun sequence:
- the LOC101953757 gene encoding histone H2B 8-like has protein sequence MLAFPNIQLVLLVFYQVSCFKVSMPVPAKSAPAPKKGCKKAVTKTQKKRRKTRKESYSIYVYKVLKQVHPDTGISSKAMGIMNSFVNDIFECIAGKASHLAHYNKRSTITSQEIQTAVRLLLPGALAKHAMSEGTKAVTKYTSTK, from the coding sequence ATGCTGGCATTCCCTAACATTCAGCTTGTTCTATTGGTGTTTTATCAAGTGAGCTGCTTCAAGGTCAGCATGCCTGTTCCAGCCaagtctgctcctgctcccaagAAGGGCTGTAAGAAAGCGGTGACCAAGACCCAGAAGAAGCGCCGCAAGACCAGGAAGGAGAGTTACTCCATTTATGTCTACAAGGTGCTGAAGCAGGTTCACCCCGACACCGGCATCTCTTCTAAAGCCATGGGCATCATGAACTCCTTCGTCAATGACATCTTCGAGTGCATTGCTGGGAAGGCATCTCACTTGGCGCATTATAACAAGCGCTCCACCATCACCTCCCAAGAGATCCAGACCGCCGTGCGCCTGCTGCTGCCCGGGGCGCTGGCCAAACACGCCATGTCGGAGGGCACCAAGGCTGTGACCAAGTACACCAGCACCAAGTAA